In Luteimonas viscosa, the following proteins share a genomic window:
- the dgoD gene encoding galactonate dehydratase — MKITRLTTWQAAPRWLFLRIETDEGISGWGEPVIEGRAATVEAAVHELGDYLVGRDPARINDLWQVLYRGGFYRGGAILMSAIAGIDQALWDIKGKALGVPVYQLLGGMVRDRMKTYRWVGGDRPGEIVAQMQAHHAAGFDTFKFNGTEELKLIDSPRAIDAAVAKVAAVREAVGDAIDFGIDFHGRVSAPMARVLLRELAPFKPLFVEEPVLAEQWEYYRPLSDATSIPLAAGERMYSRAEFKPVLAAGGLALLQPDLSHAGGITECVKIAAMAEAHDVGLAPHCPLGPVALAACLQVDFVSWNAMLQEQSIGIHYNQGTDLLDYVLNKDDFRCDDTGSIAALPLPGLGVEIDVERLERASREPPRWRNPLWRHEDGSVAEW, encoded by the coding sequence ATGAAGATCACCCGGCTGACCACCTGGCAGGCCGCGCCGCGCTGGCTGTTCCTGCGGATCGAGACCGACGAGGGCATCAGCGGCTGGGGCGAGCCGGTGATCGAAGGCCGCGCGGCGACCGTCGAGGCGGCGGTGCACGAACTGGGCGACTATCTGGTCGGGCGCGACCCGGCGCGCATCAACGACCTCTGGCAGGTGCTGTACCGCGGCGGCTTCTACCGCGGCGGCGCGATCCTGATGAGCGCGATCGCCGGCATCGACCAGGCGCTGTGGGACATCAAGGGCAAGGCGCTGGGCGTGCCGGTGTACCAGCTGCTCGGCGGAATGGTGCGCGATCGCATGAAGACCTACCGCTGGGTCGGCGGCGACCGGCCGGGCGAGATCGTCGCGCAGATGCAGGCGCACCACGCCGCGGGCTTCGACACCTTCAAGTTCAACGGCACCGAGGAGCTCAAGCTGATCGACAGCCCGCGCGCCATCGACGCCGCGGTGGCCAAGGTCGCCGCGGTGCGCGAGGCGGTGGGCGACGCGATCGACTTCGGCATCGACTTCCACGGCCGGGTCAGCGCACCGATGGCGCGCGTGCTGCTGCGCGAGCTGGCGCCGTTCAAGCCGCTGTTCGTCGAGGAACCGGTCCTGGCCGAACAGTGGGAGTACTACCGCCCGCTCTCGGACGCCACTTCGATCCCGCTGGCAGCGGGCGAGCGCATGTACTCGCGCGCCGAGTTCAAGCCGGTGCTCGCCGCCGGCGGGCTGGCACTGCTGCAGCCGGATCTCTCGCACGCCGGCGGCATCACCGAATGCGTGAAGATCGCGGCGATGGCCGAGGCCCACGACGTCGGGCTGGCGCCGCATTGCCCGCTGGGCCCGGTCGCGCTGGCGGCCTGCCTGCAGGTGGACTTCGTCAGCTGGAACGCGATGCTGCAGGAACAGAGCATCGGCATCCACTACAACCAGGGGACCGATCTGCTCGACTACGTGCTCAACAAGGACGACTTCCGCTGCGACGACACCGGCAGCATCGCCGCGCTGCCGTTGCCAGGGCTGGGCGTGGAGATCGACGTGGAACGCCTCGAACGCGCCTCGCGCGAGCCGCCGCGCTGGCGCAATCCGCTGTGGCGCCACGAAGACGGCAGCGTGGCGGAGTGGTGA
- a CDS encoding 2-dehydro-3-deoxy-6-phosphogalactonate aldolase — MDEPRTPFRLPLIAILRGVMPVEVAEHCEVLVEEGFDAIEIPTNSPDWTRSVAIAASGFGDRARIGAGTVLEAAHVDALLAAGGTLVVTPNVRPAVIRRAVGLGLQVVAGFATTSEAFDALEAGAPMLKLFPAAVYGPAMVRALRSVLPPVPLFAVGGITPETLPVYLAAGCQGVGIGGELYRPGQSAEHTRTQARRFREAWMEHTA, encoded by the coding sequence ATGGACGAGCCCCGCACCCCGTTCCGCCTGCCCCTGATCGCGATCCTGCGCGGCGTGATGCCGGTGGAGGTCGCCGAGCACTGCGAGGTCCTGGTGGAGGAAGGATTCGACGCGATCGAGATTCCCACCAACTCGCCCGACTGGACGCGCAGCGTCGCGATCGCCGCCTCCGGCTTCGGCGACCGCGCCCGGATCGGCGCGGGCACGGTGCTCGAAGCCGCGCACGTCGATGCCCTGCTGGCCGCGGGCGGCACCCTCGTGGTCACGCCCAACGTGCGCCCGGCGGTGATCCGCCGTGCGGTCGGGCTCGGGCTGCAGGTGGTCGCCGGCTTCGCCACCACCAGCGAGGCCTTCGACGCGCTCGAGGCCGGCGCGCCGATGCTCAAGCTGTTCCCCGCCGCGGTCTACGGGCCGGCGATGGTGCGCGCGCTGCGCAGCGTACTGCCGCCGGTGCCGCTGTTCGCGGTGGGCGGGATCACGCCGGAAACCCTGCCCGTGTATCTTGCCGCCGGCTGCCAGGGCGTGGGCATCGGCGGCGAACTCTATCGACCGGGACAATCCGCGGAGCACACGCGCACGCAGGCGCGTCGCTTCCGCGAGGCATGGATGGAACACACCGCATGA